The window AAAACCAACAGTTAACCCTTTTTTGCTCCTTCGGAGCTACCTTTATTCAGGATCAGCTTATAAAAGCGATTTCCCTGCTCTTGTGGTGCTGATAGTAGCATTTCTATAAAAAAAGCATATATTATCCCTGAAATTTTTATCTTGACGCATGAAAAAACTGCTGTTTCCTTTACTTTTCCTTTCTTTAAAACTTTGCGCGCAGGATGCCGCTAAAATTCACCAGAAAGCAATTTTAATAGATACCCATAACGATGTATTATCTAACGAACTGATTACGAAGTTTGATTTGGGTAAACGGCAAACCGAGGGCGATTTTGATTTGGTACGCGCCAAAGAGGGCGGGCTGGATGCACAGATCTTCTCTATCTGGTGTGGCGAAAATTATGGTAAAGGTACCGCCTTTGCCTTTGCCAATCGCGAAATTGATTCGTTATACGCGCTTATAAAACGCTATCCGGATAAAATTACGCTGGTACATAACAGCGCCGAACTGAAAAAAGCGGTAGACCAAAAAAAGCTGGCCGCACTAATCGGGGTTGAAGGCGGGCACATGATTGAAGACCGAATGGATTATATTGACAGCCTGGCCAAACGGGGCATGAATTATTTAACCCTTACCTGGAACAACAGCACCTCGTGGGCAACTTCGGCCCGTGATGAGGTGACTAAAAAAGACAGCCTGAAGTTTTTAGGCCTTACCGATTATGGCAAGCAAATTGTTAAGCACCTGAACCAATTGGGGGTTATGGTTGATGTATCGCACGTAGGCGAACGCACCTTTTATGATGTGCTGGCCACCACTACCAAGCCCGTTATTGCATCGCATAGCTGCGCCTGGAGTATCGACCCCAGCAGGCGCAATATGAAAGACTATCAGTTGAAAGCCCTGGCCAAAAACGGGGGAGTGATCTGCCTTAATTTTTATAGTGGATTTGTGGATAGCACCTATTCGCCAAAAGTGGCCGTGTTTTTACACCAGCACAGAGCCGAGCTGGATTCGCTTACCAAAATTTACAACGATGGCGACCTGGCCAACATCAGGCTGAATGCGATGTATAAAGCCGAATCGGACAAAATTCGTCCGCCCCTGAGTTTACTCATTCATCATATCGATTACATAGTAAAATTAATAGGGGTGGATCATGTAGGCATCGGTTCGGATTTTGATGGCGCCGAATCCTATCCGCTGGGACTTGATAGCGTGAGCGATTATCCAAAAATCACCGAAGAACTACTGAAACTAAACTACACCGAAAAAGATATTGATAAAATTTTAGGCGGCAATGTGATGCGGGTTTTGAAGGCTAATACGGGGAAATAGCTATATTTGCGATAACCTTTTTATCACGATATGATTAAAAAATTACTCTTCATTTTGTTTTCTGTAACTGTTATAAGTTCAAATCTATACGCCCAGGATAAGTATGTAGTTTTTATGGATCGTAATGGCCAACGCGTGGCAGATAGGATGCAGGCGGCTTCTTATTCATTTATCCAAAAGCTGCAAGATTCGGCATGGTTTGTAAAAGAGTTTGATATGCGCGATACTATCATCTCTTCGGGCTATTACAAAGATGAAAAATTGACTATTCCAACCGGTAAATTCATTTATTACGAAAAAAAACAACCATTAACCGGGTTCGCAGGCATAAATGTAGATACCATGAACCACATAAAAATTTCAGGATATTTTTTAAATGGTAAAAAAAATGGCGTTTGGCGCGAGTATGACACTGGCAGGCTACAATATTTAAAAACTTACGTCGACGATAAATTGGATGGATTGTACCAAAATTTTAGTATGGCAGGCGATGGGGTTGTTTTTGAGGGTTACTACGTTAATGGGCATAAAGAGGGCGACTGGTGTACTTTGGGTAGTGACGGTTTTGCAGATAGGGTAGAGGTTTTTAATAAAAAAGGGGTTGTAGTTAAGCACTACAATTACGTTTTAAACGATTTTCGTGCGCCGGAGATGCCTTATAACCTGAGTACCTATATGAAACGCAAAACTGAAAATTACGTTTTTAAAAGAAGCACGGGGAAAATTGTTGTAAGCTTTGTGGTTACAAAAGAGGGGAGCATAACAAATCCTAAAGTCATCACCTCTTTTGATCAGGAACTTGATGATTTAGTTGTTGATGCTTTAACCAGCTCTGCTAAATGGAAACCTGCGTTTGCAAAAGGGCAAAATATTAATTGCAATTTTACCATAACCCTTAATATCTACGAGTCGTCGTTGAATTTAAGTAATCCGGCTAATCTCCATAAAAAATACAATCTTCAAACAGGTTCATACCAATAAATTGTTTACCCTTTACTGACCCTGTAATCCCACTTTTTTTATAAATTTGTGCCTCATTTATAACAAATGTCTGAAGAATTAGAACACGTAAAATGCCTGATCATCGGATCGGGCCCGGCAGGATATACTGCTGCCATATATGCCTCAAGGGCCGATCTTAAACCGGTAATGTATACTGGTTTATTAGCCGGCGGGCAACTAACACAAACAACCGACGTAGAAAACTTCCCTGGTTATCCGGAAGGCATCATGGGCCCCGAAATGATGGAAGATTTCAGGAAACAGGCCGAACGCCTGGGTACCGACATCCGTTTTGGCTATGTAAGCTCGGTTGATTTTACCAGCCTGCCGCATAAAGTGGTGGTTGATGAGGTGAAAACTATTCTTGCCGATACCGTTATCGTTTCAACAGGTGCATCGGCCAAATGGCTGGGCCTGCCATCCGAGCAAAAATATAGTGGCTTTGGTGTTTCGGCCTGTGCCGTATGCGATGGTTTCTTTTTTAAAGGCCAGGATGTAGCCATTGTAGGTGCCGGCGATACCGCTGCCGAAGAAGCTACCTACCTTGCCAAATTATGCCGTAAGGTTTACATGATTGTTCGCCGCGATGAATTCCGCGCCTCAAAAGCAATGGTGCACCGCGTGAAAAATACACCCAATATCGAAATCCTGTACAATACCGAAACCAAAGAGATTCTTGGCGATGGGCAAAGCGTAACGGCGGTTAAAGTAATTAACAATGTTACCAATATTGAAACCGACCTTAACGTTACCGGTTTTTTTGTGGCGATAGGTCATCACCCCAATACCGATATTTTTAAAGGCTGGTTAAACATGGACGAGACAGGTTATATCATAACCCGCCCCGGATCAACAGAAACCAACGTAGAAGGTGTATTTTGCTGCGGCGATGCCCAGGATCATATATACCGCCAGGCTGTAACAGCCGCAGGCACCGGCTGTATGGCCGCTATCGACGCCGAGCGTTACCTTGCCGGCAAAGAGCATGTGGTAACGGCGTAAAAGCCCCACCCAACCCTCCCCGAAAGGGAGAGGGCTTTGAATAAGCATTTGAAAGCTGCCCGGAAACGGGCGGCTTTTTTTATTGGGCATTTTGGCATAGTAATAGCTTTTAAACTTTATTAGCTGTACACGGTTTACCTTTACAAAATAATACACTTTTAAGCTGCCTCGTAGAGGCTACCAGTTTGTAGAACAAACTGTTCAACCGTTTTTGCTCCATAGGAGCTACCTTTCTTCTGGATCAACTTTTAAATGCGGTTTCCTTAGGCACTTTGGCGGTGGCTGGTGAAATTTTCCTTGATTTTCTGTATATTTGTATAGCAACAAAAAACAGGGCATTATCTTGCAAAGGTAAATGCCCTGTTTTTATTAATGACAAAAACGTTGTTATTAATTCTTTTTATTAAATATTTGACTATCAGATTTATATGTTGTAAGCGAATATGAAAAAAATGTTTAATAGTGTATAAAAAGTATGCAAAAGTATCTGAAAAGTATCCGAAAAATGTATCAAAAGTGACAAAAAAGACTGCTTTTTTTCGTTGCCGTTTCGGCAAAAAAACATGAGTTTGTTACAATAGAAAACTTCTTATATTTTTTTAAAAAGTTATATATTCACGGCTCAGTACCAATCTCATACTACTATGCTCAAAAAAACTGTCGTGATGCTAAGCGCATTGTTAACCGTGTTTACTATTGTTAAAGCCCAGGATACCGATCCGTATGCAGGGATTATCCCGGCGCCGGTGTCGCTCACAAAATCCCCCGGAACTTTCCTGTTCAGCCAGGAAACAAAGGTTCAGGCCGATTCGCCTTCAAACAAAGCGGTGGCGTTTTTTAAAGATTACCTGGCCGGCAACCAGGCGTACAACGCGGCTATAGTTGCAAAAAACGCCGTAGCAGCCTCAAATGTCATCACCTTAACATCAGCAGGTACCGATAACCTGCCTGCCGAAGGTTACCGCCTAACCATTACCCCGCAGCAAATTACAGTAGCTGGTAAAGGAGCCGGATTGTTTTACGGCATTCAAACGCTTATCCAGCTATTCCCTGCCGATAGGGCTGCCACAGCTAAATTGCCTTGCGTGCAGATTGAGGATTATCCACGTTTTGGCTACCGTGGCGCCATGCTTGATGTAGGCCGGCACTTTTTTGGCGTAGAGATGGTTAAAAAATATATCGACCTGCTGGCTGCCTACAAGCTAAACAACTTTCACTGGCACCTTACCGAAGACCAGGGCTGGCGCATCGAGATAAAAAAATATCCAAAGCTTACGCAAATCAGCAGTATGCGTGCGCAAACGCTCATTGGTGGTTACCGCGACAAAACACCACAGCAGTTTGACGGTACCCCTTACGGCGGTTTTTACACCCAGGACCAAATTCGCGATGTAGTAAAATATGCCGCCGCCAGGTACATCAACATCGTACCCGAAATTGAAATGCCGGGCCACTCGCAAGCCGCGCTGGCTGCTTACCCTGAGCTGAGTTGCGACCCAACCAAAACGTACAAACCCGCCGAAACCTGGGGCGTATTTAAAGATATCTATTGTCCGTCCGATAAAACATTTGCCTTTATACAGGATGTATTGACTGAGGTGATGGCGCTGTTTCCCAGCAAGTACATCCACATTGGGGGCGACGAAGCCCCTAAAGATGCCTGGAAACAGTCGGTATTTTGCCAGCAGCTGATTAAAAAACTAAAACTGAAAGATGAGAATGAGCTGCAAAGCTATTTTATACAACGGGTTGAAAAATTTGTAAACTCCAAAGGCCGCAACATCATTGGCTGGGACGAAATTTTAGAAGGTGGCCTTGCCCCGAATGCTGCTGTAATGAGCTGGCGCGGCGAAGAAGGCGGTATTGCAGCCGCTCAACAAAAGCATAACGTGATAATGACACCTGGCAGCCACGGCCTTTATATAGATCACGGGCAGGGCAAACCAAGCCAGGAGCCACTGAATATTGGCGGTAACGAGCCGTTATCAAAAATTTATAGCTACGATCCAACTCCTGAAGCATTAACACCCGAGCAAAAAACTTACATTATGGGTGTACAGGCCAACCTTTGGACCGAGTATGTAGCTACCGAGGCTAAAGTACAGTTTATGCTGCTGCCACGCTTAATGGCCTTATCTGAAATTGCCTGGAGCCCGTTAGCTAACAAAAACTTTAAAGATTTTAGTGAAACCCGTTTACCATCGCACTTAGCCTGGCTGGATAAAAACAACCTTGATTATCATGTGCCGGTTGCTATTGGAGCAAAAGATACCGTAATGATTGGGTCGCAGGTGAGCGTGAACCTGAAATCGCCGGTTGATGGTGCAAAAATTTACTATACTATTGATGGCTACACGCCACGCGAAACTGATTTGGAGTATCATATTCCGATGAACTACGATGTACCAACCGACCAGTACCGCGAATTACAAACTATTGTAATTACGCCATCGGGCAAGCGTAGCAATGTTACCCGCACATTGGTTTACAATAAAGTACCTTTTGCAGCCGTTAATTACACAGGCAACGCAAGTGGCCTTAAATACCAATTATTTACAGGCACTTTTGGCAGTACAAGCCAGTTAATAGGCTTGCCAAGCGATAGCGGAGCGGTAAAAAACTTTAGTACAACAGATTTCAGGAAAAGTAAAGGTAAGTTTGGTGTAATTTACAACGGATTTATTAATATTGAAGCTGATGGCAACTATGGCTTCTCGACATTATCGGCCAACGGCTCGGTTTTGTTGATAGAAGACCAGGTTATAGTTGATAATGATGGCAAGCATATAACCAATGAGCAATTTGGTGCCGCGCCTTTATTAAAAGGTTACCACAAGTTTACACTTAAATATGTAGACGCCGGTGGCAACAACACGTTGAAAGTGTTTATATCGGCACCGGGCAAAACCAAGGCTGAGTTGACCGCCGATGTGCTGAAAAATTAACAGAAGGATAAAACATATAATGGTCAGGAGATTTTATTATATAACTTTTTTAATGGCCGCGGTGACTATGGCCGGCTGTGGCGGTAATCAACCTAAAACAGTCGGCCCGCCTGCAAAGCCCAAAGTGCCCGAACTGATGAAACCATTCA is drawn from Mucilaginibacter ginsenosidivorax and contains these coding sequences:
- a CDS encoding dipeptidase; protein product: MKKLLFPLLFLSLKLCAQDAAKIHQKAILIDTHNDVLSNELITKFDLGKRQTEGDFDLVRAKEGGLDAQIFSIWCGENYGKGTAFAFANREIDSLYALIKRYPDKITLVHNSAELKKAVDQKKLAALIGVEGGHMIEDRMDYIDSLAKRGMNYLTLTWNNSTSWATSARDEVTKKDSLKFLGLTDYGKQIVKHLNQLGVMVDVSHVGERTFYDVLATTTKPVIASHSCAWSIDPSRRNMKDYQLKALAKNGGVICLNFYSGFVDSTYSPKVAVFLHQHRAELDSLTKIYNDGDLANIRLNAMYKAESDKIRPPLSLLIHHIDYIVKLIGVDHVGIGSDFDGAESYPLGLDSVSDYPKITEELLKLNYTEKDIDKILGGNVMRVLKANTGK
- a CDS encoding energy transducer TonB is translated as MIKKLLFILFSVTVISSNLYAQDKYVVFMDRNGQRVADRMQAASYSFIQKLQDSAWFVKEFDMRDTIISSGYYKDEKLTIPTGKFIYYEKKQPLTGFAGINVDTMNHIKISGYFLNGKKNGVWREYDTGRLQYLKTYVDDKLDGLYQNFSMAGDGVVFEGYYVNGHKEGDWCTLGSDGFADRVEVFNKKGVVVKHYNYVLNDFRAPEMPYNLSTYMKRKTENYVFKRSTGKIVVSFVVTKEGSITNPKVITSFDQELDDLVVDALTSSAKWKPAFAKGQNINCNFTITLNIYESSLNLSNPANLHKKYNLQTGSYQ
- the trxB gene encoding thioredoxin-disulfide reductase codes for the protein MSEELEHVKCLIIGSGPAGYTAAIYASRADLKPVMYTGLLAGGQLTQTTDVENFPGYPEGIMGPEMMEDFRKQAERLGTDIRFGYVSSVDFTSLPHKVVVDEVKTILADTVIVSTGASAKWLGLPSEQKYSGFGVSACAVCDGFFFKGQDVAIVGAGDTAAEEATYLAKLCRKVYMIVRRDEFRASKAMVHRVKNTPNIEILYNTETKEILGDGQSVTAVKVINNVTNIETDLNVTGFFVAIGHHPNTDIFKGWLNMDETGYIITRPGSTETNVEGVFCCGDAQDHIYRQAVTAAGTGCMAAIDAERYLAGKEHVVTA
- a CDS encoding family 20 glycosylhydrolase gives rise to the protein MLKKTVVMLSALLTVFTIVKAQDTDPYAGIIPAPVSLTKSPGTFLFSQETKVQADSPSNKAVAFFKDYLAGNQAYNAAIVAKNAVAASNVITLTSAGTDNLPAEGYRLTITPQQITVAGKGAGLFYGIQTLIQLFPADRAATAKLPCVQIEDYPRFGYRGAMLDVGRHFFGVEMVKKYIDLLAAYKLNNFHWHLTEDQGWRIEIKKYPKLTQISSMRAQTLIGGYRDKTPQQFDGTPYGGFYTQDQIRDVVKYAAARYINIVPEIEMPGHSQAALAAYPELSCDPTKTYKPAETWGVFKDIYCPSDKTFAFIQDVLTEVMALFPSKYIHIGGDEAPKDAWKQSVFCQQLIKKLKLKDENELQSYFIQRVEKFVNSKGRNIIGWDEILEGGLAPNAAVMSWRGEEGGIAAAQQKHNVIMTPGSHGLYIDHGQGKPSQEPLNIGGNEPLSKIYSYDPTPEALTPEQKTYIMGVQANLWTEYVATEAKVQFMLLPRLMALSEIAWSPLANKNFKDFSETRLPSHLAWLDKNNLDYHVPVAIGAKDTVMIGSQVSVNLKSPVDGAKIYYTIDGYTPRETDLEYHIPMNYDVPTDQYRELQTIVITPSGKRSNVTRTLVYNKVPFAAVNYTGNASGLKYQLFTGTFGSTSQLIGLPSDSGAVKNFSTTDFRKSKGKFGVIYNGFINIEADGNYGFSTLSANGSVLLIEDQVIVDNDGKHITNEQFGAAPLLKGYHKFTLKYVDAGGNNTLKVFISAPGKTKAELTADVLKN